From Pueribacillus theae, one genomic window encodes:
- a CDS encoding TIGR00266 family protein gives MNNHEISYELHGDDMQFVEVELDPEETVIAEAGSLMMMEDDIRMETIFGDGASKQGGLMGKLFSAGKRVLTGESLFMTAFTNEGRGIKHVSFAAPYPGKIIPMDLSELNGKIICQKDAFLAAAKGVSVGIEFQRKIGTGFFGGEGFIMQKLEGDGMAFVHAGGTIYKKELSPGETLRVDTGCLVAMTGNVDYNIEYVGGIKTALFGGEGLFFATLRGPGSVWVQSLPFSRLASRIFAAAPERGGSKGEGSIAGGLFDLLGGDRK, from the coding sequence ATGAACAATCACGAAATCAGCTATGAATTACACGGAGATGATATGCAATTTGTTGAAGTAGAGCTTGATCCTGAGGAAACAGTCATTGCGGAAGCGGGAAGTTTAATGATGATGGAAGACGACATTCGAATGGAAACCATTTTTGGTGATGGGGCTTCAAAACAAGGAGGACTTATGGGGAAGTTGTTCAGCGCAGGTAAACGCGTGCTTACAGGCGAAAGCCTTTTTATGACGGCTTTTACCAACGAAGGCCGCGGGATTAAGCATGTTTCATTTGCTGCGCCATACCCTGGAAAAATCATTCCAATGGACTTAAGTGAATTAAACGGGAAAATCATCTGTCAAAAAGATGCTTTCCTTGCCGCTGCAAAAGGCGTATCAGTCGGAATCGAATTTCAAAGAAAAATCGGCACGGGGTTCTTCGGTGGAGAAGGCTTTATCATGCAAAAGCTTGAAGGTGATGGTATGGCATTTGTTCATGCAGGCGGTACCATTTACAAAAAAGAATTAAGCCCTGGCGAAACATTGCGTGTCGATACAGGCTGCTTAGTCGCGATGACTGGTAACGTTGATTATAATATCGAGTATGTTGGTGGCATTAAAACGGCACTGTTTGGTGGAGAAGGCCTTTTCTTCGCTACATTGCGCGGCCCTGGCTCCGTATGGGTACAGTCTCTTCCATTCAGCAGGCTCGCAAGCCGCATATTTGCAGCCGCACCAGAAAGAGGCGGCTCCAAAGGCGAAGGCAGTATAGCCGGAGGATTATTCGATCTACTCGGCGGCGACCGAAAATAA
- a CDS encoding ATP-binding cassette domain-containing protein — protein MLVIQDLSYVREDFELSIDYIEINKGITIVVGSNGAGKSTFLQLLATAITPDKGIVVYDGLTIEDNLPFVRSEIGFLPTGMEIYEEMTARKFLNYMSQLKGNVHKTELDAVMSTFALIEIKNKKVKKLSQGMKQRLCAAQAFLGNPSYILLDEPLTSLDRMERQRFLSYCKKQSRKKTILIATHELNEWEAIADHILWLDGGNIIFYGSCDDWKTDLPLSVWVGTIPNELLSSFQDENMIALKLTEQEAELRIIAKCPPFPSFQKVSPTIEDAYFIRKRMLK, from the coding sequence ATGCTTGTTATACAAGATTTGTCATATGTACGGGAGGATTTTGAACTCTCCATCGATTACATCGAAATAAATAAAGGAATCACGATCGTTGTTGGAAGCAATGGAGCTGGGAAGTCGACATTTTTACAATTGTTAGCTACAGCTATAACTCCTGATAAAGGGATTGTGGTGTATGACGGTCTTACGATCGAGGATAATTTACCATTTGTGCGGAGTGAGATTGGCTTTTTACCGACTGGGATGGAGATTTATGAAGAAATGACAGCACGGAAATTTCTTAACTATATGTCCCAATTAAAAGGCAACGTTCACAAAACTGAATTGGATGCTGTCATGTCTACCTTTGCACTGATAGAAATAAAAAATAAAAAGGTAAAAAAGTTGTCTCAAGGAATGAAGCAGCGTTTATGTGCTGCACAGGCGTTCCTTGGAAATCCATCATACATTTTGCTTGATGAACCACTTACTTCCCTTGACAGGATGGAAAGGCAGCGTTTTTTGTCCTATTGCAAGAAACAATCAAGGAAAAAAACGATTTTGATTGCAACCCATGAATTAAATGAATGGGAAGCGATCGCCGATCATATCCTTTGGCTTGATGGTGGAAACATCATTTTTTACGGTTCTTGTGACGATTGGAAAACAGATTTGCCGTTATCTGTGTGGGTTGGCACGATTCCAAACGAATTGCTCTCTTCTTTTCAAGATGAAAACATGATCGCTCTTAAGCTGACAGAACAAGAAGCTGAACTTCGCATCATCGCGAAGTGCCCACCTTTTCCATCGTTTCAAAAAGTTTCCCCTACCATAGAGGACGCTTATTTTATACGCAAAAGAATGTTAAAATAA
- a CDS encoding ABC transporter ATP-binding protein, whose protein sequence is MIEIQHLTKQYKKKELALDDINLTIEHGMFGLLGPNGAGKTTLMRILATVMPATSGDAMIDGFSLKKNPEAIRRKLGYLPQIFQLPPQLTAAEFLDYCAVMKGFNNKKERKQEILRLLEQVNLTDKQNRKIKTFSGGMKQRLGIAQALLGNPDLIIVDEPTAGLDPEERVRFRNLLARFSVNRTVILSTHIVADIESSCEQLAVLNHGQLVATGSTSDLTNHAEGKVWEVEIPADSQSFFNENQIISSRKTADGYVHKVIAEIKPSDSATLLEPTLEDGYLALIGRGANG, encoded by the coding sequence AAAAAAAGGAACTCGCTTTAGACGATATCAATTTAACCATTGAACATGGAATGTTTGGCCTACTTGGCCCAAACGGTGCCGGGAAAACAACATTGATGAGAATATTGGCTACTGTCATGCCTGCCACTTCAGGAGACGCAATGATCGATGGCTTCAGCCTCAAAAAAAACCCCGAGGCGATTCGCCGTAAGCTTGGCTATTTGCCGCAAATCTTTCAACTTCCTCCCCAACTAACCGCGGCCGAATTTCTAGATTATTGCGCTGTGATGAAAGGATTCAACAATAAAAAGGAACGGAAGCAGGAAATTCTGCGACTATTGGAGCAGGTGAATCTGACAGATAAACAAAATCGGAAAATCAAGACGTTTTCGGGTGGAATGAAGCAGCGGCTTGGCATTGCCCAAGCATTGTTAGGCAACCCCGATCTTATCATCGTTGATGAACCGACAGCAGGGCTTGATCCCGAAGAACGTGTTCGATTTCGCAATTTGCTCGCAAGATTCAGTGTGAATCGTACTGTCATCTTATCGACTCACATCGTTGCTGACATTGAAAGCAGCTGTGAGCAGCTTGCTGTTTTGAATCACGGGCAACTTGTAGCAACGGGCAGCACGAGCGATTTAACAAATCATGCAGAAGGAAAAGTATGGGAAGTTGAAATTCCTGCGGATAGCCAATCATTTTTCAACGAAAATCAAATTATTTCATCTCGAAAAACAGCGGACGGCTATGTTCACAAAGTAATCGCAGAGATAAAGCCATCAGATTCCGCCACACTTCTTGAACCAACTTTAGAAGATGGCTACTTGGCTTTGATTGGGCGTGGTGCGAATGGCTAA
- a CDS encoding DUF2269 family protein: METYYKILVFIHIFSAILGMGPGFVLTRIAKSAKTMTELRHAYSIRHRLHSYVMIGGTLLLVTGLLMGFINPSLFHRFWYVASLLLFLIGLAFGPFVLSPRSKPIKALLETHKGEEIPEEYERLSKELFHYEQIINLLFLIIIALMVLKP; this comes from the coding sequence TTGGAGACTTATTACAAAATACTTGTATTCATCCATATTTTTTCTGCGATATTAGGAATGGGTCCGGGTTTTGTTTTAACTCGAATTGCGAAATCAGCAAAGACGATGACGGAACTGCGCCATGCCTATTCCATTCGACATCGTCTACATAGTTATGTGATGATTGGAGGTACACTTCTCCTCGTGACCGGTTTACTCATGGGATTCATTAATCCAAGCCTTTTTCACAGATTTTGGTATGTGGCAAGTTTGCTTCTTTTTTTAATTGGACTTGCATTTGGACCGTTTGTACTCTCACCACGTTCCAAGCCAATTAAAGCACTGTTAGAAACACACAAAGGTGAAGAGATCCCGGAAGAATATGAACGGTTATCGAAAGAGCTTTTCCATTATGAACAAATAATTAATTTACTTTTTTTGATTATTATTGCTCTAATGGTTTTAAAACCATGA
- a CDS encoding alpha/beta-type small acid-soluble spore protein translates to MARKNKILIPEARESLDQLKGRVMKAKGYKVDMQNPDNVKYEVAKEQGIPLKKENNGQLTAEQAGKIGGPIGGNMVKEMIKMAQEQMKRN, encoded by the coding sequence ATGGCGAGAAAAAATAAAATATTAATTCCGGAAGCCCGGGAATCGTTAGATCAATTAAAAGGGCGCGTTATGAAAGCGAAAGGCTACAAGGTCGATATGCAAAATCCCGATAATGTAAAATATGAAGTTGCAAAGGAACAAGGGATCCCTTTGAAAAAAGAAAACAATGGCCAACTTACCGCAGAACAAGCCGGAAAAATTGGCGGTCCGATTGGCGGTAATATGGTGAAAGAAATGATAAAAATGGCTCAAGAACAAATGAAGCGTAATTGA
- a CDS encoding RNA polymerase sigma factor, translated as MTDEELLEQMANGNQAAFEALIHRYHSPLFSYLERKLHDPQKAEDFTQETFLKLIRQLKAKKQPNNLKPWLYQVATNLCRDYWKSAFFRSEKQELDRIPEPKDSKTSIIEIYEKQEERKEILASLSQLSETQKEIVLLRFYQDLKYKEIAAALDLPIGTVKSNLFHALKKLKTSLKSFKITKESDGDRRNG; from the coding sequence ATGACAGATGAAGAATTGCTTGAACAAATGGCGAATGGCAATCAAGCTGCATTTGAAGCGCTTATCCATCGCTACCATAGCCCTTTGTTCAGCTATCTCGAACGAAAACTTCACGATCCTCAAAAAGCGGAAGATTTCACACAGGAAACATTTTTGAAGCTTATTAGACAGTTAAAAGCAAAAAAACAACCAAACAATTTAAAGCCTTGGCTCTACCAAGTCGCTACAAACCTATGCCGTGACTATTGGAAAAGTGCATTTTTTCGCTCTGAAAAACAAGAATTGGATCGTATTCCAGAGCCGAAAGATAGTAAAACTTCTATTATCGAGATTTATGAAAAACAAGAAGAAAGAAAAGAAATATTAGCTTCCTTGTCACAGCTATCAGAAACACAAAAAGAAATCGTGCTATTGCGTTTTTATCAAGATTTAAAGTATAAAGAAATTGCTGCTGCATTGGATCTCCCGATCGGAACGGTGAAATCGAACTTATTTCATGCATTGAAAAAACTGAAAACTTCTTTAAAAAGTTTTAAAATCACGAAGGAAAGTGATGGTGATCGGCGTAATGGATGA
- a CDS encoding ABC transporter permease/M1 family aminopeptidase: protein MAKWITQFKLESKQLFGNWVFLLLPLLFGIWFISDLSQILEFSKQAIAPSQDLFMYTYSFHKIKHTLSLGLAILIGILFIRRDLVNPTYDWLSASPISSGTVLSAKYIAGILYLSLFTLSMCAVFVWFAMKRELAVSVLLKETAFFAVQYEVSYMVTLALAMFLAVWIKNRIVYLIGFCAWMFGTFFLDIFVISRFNLYFLKTFHLNQFMVDATEFFGNEAWGLSLLKDEVFFSRLFVIGFAIMLLTCMSAMLKTARPSESLKRWKMFSIVAIIIAAVLYVPYGQLWKERYDVYKNNVLTAPIINYNDDGNQEISFGEDEEFTVHDNKKFSVTSYDIDLKKDKQNWLTVTTDITVPTEAISKNEEIPFTLNRAFRVKSIEINGNSVNWKQSDDFVEIEQPSIDKNRGKQQIKISYEGELFLWSYRIDNYETFDGFVRDGNVYLPANIAWYPLPGHQYLYEKSFENELSCIDDASLLDKADFTIKAKGFKDKLFSTIGLSSMKTSVQMFAGKQLDGVDLFAGNFIELTSNNHELTLITTPSNKLEAKAFLDHAADAIDYFNTWIRKPVPHVKQVMYLPIFGYGLEGLHNETYMNTTSRHNNLDHYQRVKVISANLFGDEHLGTNPDETSVIYGIRQSFLYLYYRDRLQLSDDEIETTPNVIPFDFEDDDKNIDVFNMVKDAVSKGRTEKVKQVLNTFYDKGLTLKDIGDDKYSRITFEDWQTEWTKVMDDE, encoded by the coding sequence ATGGCTAAGTGGATCACGCAGTTCAAGTTAGAGAGTAAGCAGCTTTTCGGAAATTGGGTATTTTTGCTCCTTCCTCTTTTATTTGGCATTTGGTTTATAAGCGATCTGTCTCAAATTTTGGAGTTTTCCAAACAAGCAATCGCGCCATCTCAAGATTTATTTATGTACACGTATAGCTTCCATAAGATTAAACATACATTAAGTCTCGGTCTGGCAATCTTAATCGGTATTTTATTCATTAGAAGAGATTTGGTTAATCCAACATACGATTGGCTATCCGCATCACCCATTTCAAGCGGAACTGTATTATCGGCAAAATATATCGCAGGTATTTTATATCTTTCGCTTTTTACATTGTCCATGTGTGCTGTTTTTGTATGGTTTGCAATGAAGCGCGAGCTTGCTGTAAGTGTCTTACTGAAAGAAACCGCTTTTTTTGCGGTTCAATATGAAGTGTCGTATATGGTTACACTCGCACTTGCCATGTTTCTTGCTGTTTGGATTAAAAACCGAATCGTCTATTTAATCGGCTTTTGCGCTTGGATGTTTGGTACATTCTTTCTTGATATTTTTGTTATTTCAAGATTTAACCTCTATTTCTTGAAAACCTTTCACCTGAATCAATTTATGGTGGACGCTACCGAGTTTTTTGGAAATGAAGCATGGGGACTTTCTTTACTTAAAGATGAAGTATTCTTTTCAAGACTTTTTGTCATAGGGTTTGCAATCATGCTGCTTACCTGCATGAGCGCGATGTTAAAAACAGCTCGCCCAAGCGAATCATTGAAACGTTGGAAAATGTTTAGTATTGTGGCGATCATAATCGCTGCCGTATTATATGTACCATATGGCCAACTATGGAAAGAGCGTTATGACGTTTATAAAAATAACGTACTAACAGCGCCGATCATTAATTACAATGATGATGGGAACCAAGAAATTAGCTTTGGTGAGGATGAGGAATTTACAGTACACGATAACAAAAAATTCAGCGTCACAAGTTATGACATTGATTTGAAAAAAGATAAACAAAATTGGCTAACTGTAACAACAGATATAACCGTGCCGACGGAGGCAATTTCAAAAAATGAAGAGATCCCTTTCACTTTAAATCGGGCTTTCCGAGTTAAGAGCATTGAAATAAATGGCAATTCCGTAAACTGGAAGCAAAGCGACGACTTTGTAGAAATTGAACAACCAAGTATAGATAAAAACAGGGGTAAACAACAGATTAAAATTAGTTATGAAGGCGAATTATTTTTATGGAGCTACCGGATTGACAATTATGAAACATTCGACGGATTTGTTCGAGATGGCAATGTTTATTTACCAGCGAATATTGCTTGGTACCCTTTGCCGGGTCATCAATATTTATACGAAAAAAGCTTTGAAAATGAGTTGAGTTGCATAGATGATGCTAGTTTACTAGATAAGGCAGATTTCACGATTAAAGCGAAAGGTTTTAAAGATAAATTATTTAGCACGATAGGTTTAAGCTCCATGAAAACAAGTGTACAAATGTTTGCAGGCAAACAGCTGGATGGTGTCGATTTATTTGCAGGCAATTTCATCGAATTAACGTCCAACAATCATGAATTAACACTTATTACTACGCCGAGTAACAAGCTTGAAGCGAAAGCCTTTCTCGATCATGCGGCTGATGCCATTGACTATTTTAATACATGGATTAGGAAACCAGTCCCTCATGTGAAGCAAGTGATGTACTTACCAATCTTCGGATATGGACTTGAAGGTTTACACAATGAAACATACATGAACACAACATCAAGACATAATAACTTGGATCATTATCAACGTGTTAAAGTCATTAGTGCAAACTTATTCGGTGATGAACACCTAGGTACAAATCCTGATGAAACATCCGTTATTTACGGTATCCGCCAATCTTTTCTCTATTTATATTATCGTGACAGGCTTCAATTGTCTGACGACGAAATCGAAACAACGCCAAATGTCATTCCATTCGACTTTGAAGATGACGATAAAAATATTGACGTTTTTAACATGGTAAAGGATGCAGTTTCTAAAGGAAGAACAGAAAAGGTAAAACAAGTGTTGAACACCTTTTATGATAAAGGATTAACATTGAAAGATATTGGCGACGACAAGTATTCAAGGATCACATTTGAAGACTGGCAAACGGAATGGACGAAGGTGATGGATGATGAGTAA
- a CDS encoding Uma2 family endonuclease — protein sequence MSDKGTNKDKIRESGLTYDDYASIDDGNRYELAGGQLELMSPAPTLTHQMVSSEMYETIVQNCKKDYIILYAPVDVILSETEVRQPDIVLVHRERMQILSNRGIEGAPDLIIEILSPSTLKRDKIDKLKTYADYQVPEYWIVEPETGVLEQYIQIDERLELVNIFHGNEPVSSSNITCISFTMAEIMENIPDLKDRS from the coding sequence TTGAGTGATAAGGGCACTAATAAAGATAAAATACGAGAAAGCGGCCTTACATATGATGATTATGCTTCAATAGACGATGGGAACCGCTATGAACTTGCAGGTGGACAATTGGAGCTTATGAGCCCTGCGCCGACGCTTACCCATCAAATGGTTAGTTCCGAAATGTACGAAACAATTGTCCAGAATTGTAAGAAAGATTACATTATTTTATACGCCCCTGTTGATGTTATCTTATCTGAGACAGAAGTTCGCCAGCCAGATATTGTGCTCGTTCACCGAGAGCGTATGCAGATTCTGTCAAATCGGGGGATCGAAGGAGCACCAGATCTTATTATTGAAATCCTGTCACCATCTACTTTGAAGCGTGATAAGATTGATAAATTGAAAACGTATGCGGATTATCAAGTGCCCGAGTACTGGATTGTAGAACCTGAAACGGGTGTTCTGGAGCAATATATACAAATAGATGAGAGGCTCGAACTCGTTAATATTTTTCATGGGAACGAACCCGTTTCCTCTTCAAATATTACTTGTATAAGCTTTACAATGGCGGAAATTATGGAAAACATTCCTGATTTAAAGGACAGATCATGA